From the genome of Asterias rubens chromosome 13, eAstRub1.3, whole genome shotgun sequence:
ACAAACTTTACTGGTCTGTGATCAACCGGCTGGTGGGGCGGCCTGTGACGGACTGAGCTCCATGTACATTAACAGGACTGTCACTGAACAGAGAGTTCAACACATTACACGCAACTACTTTAATGTCTTTGCAGGGTAAGTACTAAATCTATTCTGATTTTAACAGACATGTCAAATTGGTCATACAGTGTCGTACCCGGATAGAAAGGATGCTCAGCCCCGTAAGAAAAAAAACGTAatcaaaatgaagaaaaacgGTGGCTAACAATACATAGTGTCCCTGACAGTGCTTGTCTGGTTACGCCCCCGTTTTCAGTTCATTTCAATTCTAAGCAACGTTTATTTCCacacatcatcatcaacatgtacagaaaataatatcaatttgaCCAGAATAATCCtattatgtttatttttcagGGACCATTTCAAAAGACGACTTCTAAAAGGTCCAAGAAAACTTTTAGTGaaaggtaaatttttaaatattttaaagttatAAATACATGGAAAACTGATAATAATTATGGTATATTATGATAAATAATTTTGGGCGAAAGAAAAATGTACCTATGAGGGCATTGAACTTATGGACCTCCGGACCAACTGTGAGCGACCTCCGGACCAACTGTGAGCAATCTGTCTGTTGTCAAAGGAACTCGGAAAAATTCCATAAACACCTACCTGGCAACAGCCACTCTCCCCGAGTCGACGAATCAAGAAATTGAGTTTCTATAACAGACGACAATACTTTTTTAGTCATTGTAAAATAAGCGGCTTGTTTGGTAGAGTTCGAGTCCACAACGCAGTGATCGGATATTGGACAGTAGACGCTCATGTACTAGGTTCTTATACCgaatgtttactttttattttgatattaagAGTATCAACATACTCTTTCATATTAAAgtgttttgctttttgttttcctctaaGATTCTCCGTACAATCACAAGAAGCTGATGGAGATTCACCAACATCTTCCTGCCTGTCAACCAGATCTTCCAAAACCACCTCTCAGCCTTGGCTACTGGCGGTCCGACGTATGGTACTCTCTGGCCTTCAGGACTAAGACGGTCTGGGCAAAACCAAACGAAGTTGGAGAATGTTTAAGAGGAAAAGATGTATACTTCCTTGGTGATTCAACAATTCGGCAGTGGCTGGAAGTCCTGTCAGATATGATGGGTGTTCCTTTCAAGAGACAAAACCCAGGGGAAAAGGACAATATTTACCGGAGTTTCGACTCCTTCAACACTTCAATGGCCTACCGATCACATCCATTATTTATAACTTCTAAGATAGAAGGAAAACTCACCAAAAAATTAGCCTTCGAGATTGATGTTTTAGACAGTTTGCAAAGTACAGAGTGTAACTATGTCGTAGTGATCAGCTCATGGGTGCATTTTACCCAATGGACCCGTAATAGTTACGTCGAACGAGTTGGTCTCCTACGCGATGCCGTCTTAAAGTTAATATCGAGGTGCCCGGACGTTAAAATCATTGTGACGGGTCCACATCCACGTGAGCAACCCAGTAAAGAATCACGGATCTATAATAATGACTTAATTGCTCAGCGACTTGGAGATATTCTTGAGAATACTTTCAGTCAGATAGGGGTTTTATATCTCGATGTTTGGGACTTAAACCTTGCTTATCCGTCAAGTAACAACATTAACATGCCAAGGGCTGTAGTGCAAGGAGAAGTTAGTATGTTTTTATCGTATGTCTGTAGGGGCAAATCAGACAAAACATAAGTAATGTCGGGCTTGTAAACTATTGATTTAGAATACTTTAAGGCATCTTTGGTTTCACCACCATCGCAAAAGAATGGGTGGACAAAAACATGCTTGGTTAATACAAcagtttaaacattttaaaaaattaaaacttttaaaaccgTTGAATGGTTCTTCATTGCTGCACAGAATACATTACCTTAAACAAATTCTTAGAAATTAATAGACACCAACTTGCATTTAAACACAAGGGATTTCCTATATACACGATCACTTTCGATAACGAAAAAACACATGTAATGCTCGCTGTGTATTGCTAATTTAAAAGCTGGTCAAAGTAGCCACTTTTCCGTTCTATTCACATGGGACGCGTTGCGAAGTGCTTTCTGTGCAAGAAAGAAGCTCTTTTCCCTGTCGGGGTCTTAAGAAAGTGCAATCTCTGTGCGGTGTAAAGGATCTTGGTTATTTTGTTAGATAACAGAATGTAAATACCCGTAAAAGCAATTCAGATAATGCTAAATGCTATTCACAAAGAAATGTACGCTCTGCTACAAACTTGTTAGCATACGATGTAACATTAATTATAGCTTTGCAACAAAAATGTGAAGAAGGGACACATGGTATGTATAAAGGTCACCTGTAATTAACCATTATCTGTTTTGGCATAGCCTGCTAAAAACCTTTTAGtataaaatgttacattttagCCTGGCATCAAAAATATCTTATAAGGAACACATGGTTTGTTTATGGCCATTGTAATTAACCATTATGTGACTGTTTGAATAGCCTGCTGAAAACCCTTTAGCACAAGATGTTTCAATTAAACCAACATGATTATTCTTTATCCGCGATGCaattttaaaatctattaaacAAAAAGATGGTTATAAGAAACACATGGTTTGTATAAGGCCACTATTCCGTGGGCCCCCTATAAGTCTGCTTTAAACCTTTTAGCATTAtatgtaaaacaaattctttgacGGAGCTATCCACATTCCAACGGATGGACCCGTTACAAATACTCCACGGACAACTCGGGGCAACCCAAAGACTCCCCTGTCGCAAAAGGACAGGTTagttttacagaaccagtgatcTCATTGGATACAACGTAGGAGTACATGCACATCCATATGATGATTTTTGATGTAAACTTGTAGGCCCAACGTATAATTAATTTCGACTGTGAAATTAAAG
Proteins encoded in this window:
- the LOC117298927 gene encoding NXPE family member 3-like; the encoded protein is MRVTSTINVTIKDAVVGLLLFTTTTVCLITLWMMFHESARYIEQPFGAKASHRQSGLSYLKNITKQVEIKQKSKHRIIDPPVNITNKLKNEGPLQLENKEFDFDKRNKDTPRYMHEEEYALRFVSKLTSYAKSSYRIEGNLSSLNLGDDLHVTIQARDSMGRDREEGGDFWFVTLATKYNHSGAAGRVIDYDNGTYTVYFKIGWPGVLDLDVTLVHPSQVATVLTNIIWKERDRVEWTAQFESPASLVTNHKCVLRRQYVPLVRECTVAYPKAIGQTLLVCDQPAGGAACDGLSSMYINRTVTEQRVQHITRNYFNVFAGDHFKRRLLKGPRKLLVKDSPYNHKKLMEIHQHLPACQPDLPKPPLSLGYWRSDVWYSLAFRTKTVWAKPNEVGECLRGKDVYFLGDSTIRQWLEVLSDMMGVPFKRQNPGEKDNIYRSFDSFNTSMAYRSHPLFITSKIEGKLTKKLAFEIDVLDSLQSTECNYVVVISSWVHFTQWTRNSYVERVGLLRDAVLKLISRCPDVKIIVTGPHPREQPSKESRIYNNDLIAQRLGDILENTFSQIGVLYLDVWDLNLAYPSSNNINMPRAVVQGEVSMFLSYVCRGKSDKT